Genomic window (Jeotgalibacillus aurantiacus):
TTGCTGCTTCAGTAGAAGGTAAAATAATCGCTGTGCGCGTCCTGTTGTATCCAGGAGATGATGAAGAAAATCTGGGCCGGGATCTCGAGCTTTCCTACGAAGAACAAATGAAGGTGGTCCATCAGGAAATCTCACTCGTTGACACGGATTTCCGGGGCAATGGGCTCCAGCAGATTTTAGGGAAAGTCATCATGCAGGAGATGAAATTCTCAACATCTTACTTTGAACACCTTTGCTGTACCGTTTCTCCGTCCAATATACCGAGTCTAAAGGATAAATTCAGACAGGGGATGTTCGTGCTCGATGTAAAAGAGAAGTACGGTAATGTTCCAAGATACATTTTTTATATGCCTTTAAAGCAAAAGCTGTTTATCGATAAAGATTCTTACATTTTTATCCGTACAGACAAGCTTGCAAGACAAAAAGACTTTTTTAACTCAGGCTATGTGGGCGTAGGGCTGAACCAGACGAAACTGGGAACGTGGATGGTTTTTGCCAGGCTTAAGGAATCTGTTTAAAGGTTTAAAAAAACGTCATGAGGGTAACCTTCATACTAGATAAAACGAGGAGGCTATTCATATGACGCAGAACAATTACTCAAACAATAATGACAGTAGCAAGTTACTTCTTGGTGTAGTAGTAGGAGCAGCAGTAGGCGCAGCAATTGCCCTGCTGGACAACTCAACCCGCCAAAAAGTCATCTCAGGCAGCAAAAATCTTGGATCATCAACAGGCGGTTTTGTCCGCAATGTAAAAGAAAATCCAGGTGAGTTCAAAAACGATGTAACAGAACGTTTTAAATCAGCCGTCAGTACCTTGAAAAGCGCAATGAATGAAGCCCAGACGCTATATGAAAAAGTAAATGAAGAAGTGGTTCCACAGATCGAATCAATCCGTGAAAGTGCTTCAGAAATCGTTGAAACGGCGAAAGAAGTAACGGAGGATGCGAAGGATATCGGATCACAGGTTGCAGATGCCGGTTCTGAGGTAAAAAGCAGCGTATCGTCGGGACACCAAAATAATGACAATGTTGTCCAGCTTTCAAAGGAAAGCCAGAAAACAGTAGATGCTTCTCCTAAAGGAGATATTCCTGGAGATGTTGGCCGTCAGTAATCTTAATAAAGCGGGATAGGCATTTGATGCTTATCCTGTTTTTTTATGTGTCCGAACGTGAGGTTGTGCGGCTAATTCGTGAGGATCCGGCATGAATTCGTCAGTTCCCCAAGAGCTTTTGTGAGTTGGCGCGCGTGATTCGTGAGGTGGGAGGATGAGTTCGTGAGTTCAGTACCATTTGACCTATCCGGCCCTCCATCAAAACCGCGCGCTGGACAAACAAAGGGGTTGGAAAACTTCGTGAGTTTGTCCTGATAGTTCGTGAGGATCCGGCATGAATTTGTCAGTTCCCCAAGAGCTTTTGTGAGTTAGCGCGCGTAATTCGTGAGGTTGGAGGATGAGTTCGTGAGTTCAGTACCATTTGACCTATCCGGCCCTCCATCAAAACCGCGCGCATAACCCCAAAGAACATAACAAAAAGCCGACTCCCCTGAGGGAATCGGCTTCAATTATTTAGTCTATTAAGACTGTTTGCGAGTGCGAAGTGCAACTGTTGTTGTGATCGCAGCAAGCAGTAGTCCTGCAAGGATCCATACGTATGGAAGTTCAGATGATGCAGTACCACCGAAACCAGTGTTTGGCATTTCAGCAGGCATTTCACCGCCACCGAACTGATCCGGGAACTGGTCTACGATTGCAGCTGATAATCCAGCAGCAGGCATTGTCATGTGAGCCCATGCTTCACGGATTGAGCTGTAAGCTGTTTCATAGTCACCAGCTACATAAGAGTCAAATGCTGTCAGAAGCTGACCAACGTGTGCTGTTAATCCTTCTTCAAGAGCAGCAGCAGGTACACGGCTTTCAGTTGCTGCGTCAAGGAATGCAGCCTGTTCTACGATATAACCGTCAAGTTCAGCTTTAGCAGCTTCCTGACCTTCAGTGTTACCTTCACCAGTAGCGACTACATAATCAACGAAGTATCCAATGTGAGAGTTCCAGATCTCAGAGAACTGAGCGCCAGCTTCTTCCCCGTATACAGATGCAACAGCAGCAGATAGATCATCAGCGTTTGCAGTTAATGCAGCAGCAGCCTGGTCAAAGCTTTCAGCTCCGTCAGCACCATCCTGCATCGCCATAGCAGCAAGTCCAGCGTGCTCTGTGAATACATAGTTTAGTTGAGCGCGAAGATCAACTGCTGGTGTATCAGGGTTTGTTCCTTCAAATTGATCAGGGAACTGATCAGCGATTGCTACAGATAATTGCTCAGCGAACATGCTCATGTGGTGAATCGCTTCACGCTCATTTGTGTAAGCAGTTTCGAAGTCTCCAGCAGCGTATGCATCAAACGCTCCAAGAAGCTGGTCAATGTGCATCTGAAGTCCTTCTTCAAGAGCAGCAGCTGGCAGGCGGTCTTCAGTTGCTGTTGCAAAGAATGCAGCCTGTTCTACTTTGTACGCTTCAAGTTCTGCAAGTGCAGCGTCTTTCCCTTCCTGATTATCTTCAGCTGTTGCTGTTACATAATCAACGAAGTATCCGATGTGAGAGTTCCAGATCTCAAGGAAAGCAGCTCCGTTATCTTCACCATATACAGAAGATACAGCAGCAGCGATATCATCTGAGTTAGCTGTAAGTGCACCAGCAGCCTGATCGAAATCTTCAGCTCCGTCAATTCCTTTTCTCATTGCTTCGATTGCAAGGAATGCGTGCTCAGTTAGTGCAGTGTCAAGCGTGATACGAAGTTCAGCAGCTGGTGTAGCTGTGCTCGCTTCCATACCTGACTCAGCGTGTCCGCCTTCACCGTGATCGTGTGCAAATGCGGCGGTTGGCATAAGTAAAGCAAAACTTAATGGCACAGCTAACATACTCTTCTTCAATTTCATGTGTAATCTCTCCTTTTTCTTTTAAAAGTAATGGTTCTGTTCAGGCTAACGGAAAGTAAAAAGACTTGGATCACTTTTTTTGAAAAAAAGATTTATTTTTCTAAAAAAGGCTGTTTTTTCATCTTCTGTTGAGCCATTCAAATAGAGAAACGGAATGACTTCAAAAAAGGATCACAAAAATTAAAACTTTTTTCGTGAGGATGTTTTTTACATGACGATTCGTAAAGAGTTATGTAATATTCACGATTTAGACTTTGACTTGCGAATGCATCTATGAGAAAAAAGAGAAAGAAATACGTGCTGGGGGTAAATGATATGAAAAAAGTGAAAAGCAGCTTGGCGATTCTGGCTGCCGTGATCATGGCTGCAGGATGCTCTTCTGAAGAAAATAGTTCGTTTTATGGACCGGTCGATGAACAGACAGGAGCTCACCATGTACATGGAATGGACTTTGTTGAAGGAGAACTGATTGTCGCTACACATTATGGCTTATTTAAGCGCGATGGGGATCAATGGTTACATTCAACTTCAAATAATCACGATTATATGGGATTTACGTCTTTCGGGGACGGTTTTTATGCGAGTGGTCATCCTGATCCTTCTACTGATCTGGAGAATCCACTGGGACTTGTGAAAAGTCTGGACCAGGGCGAATCTATGGAACAACTCGTTTTCTCAGGTGAGACAGATTATCATTATATGGCTGCCAGCCGGGAGGGAAAACGGCTCTATACCGGTTTGATGGAAGGAAACAGTGAGCTTGATGCAGGATTTTATTATACAGACGATGAAGGTGACAGCTGGATTCCGATGGAGCTTCAGGGACTCGAAGCTGAAAGTCTGTTCGGATTGGCAGCCCACCCTTCTAATAAAGAAGAATTAGTGCTTATGACTGATAAAGGACTCTTTCAGTCAACTGACAGTGGTCAGACCGTTACATTGCTCGATAACAGTCAGGGAACCACTGCAGCTTATTTCACAGAAAACGGTTTATATACGGTTGAAGGAAATCTTGTGAAGAAAGATCAGCAGGAGATCGGCAGCATTGATTTTCTAGATGAGGCAGTGATGTACCTCGCTGTAAACCCGGATAAACCGGAGGAGATTTTTGCTGTTACAGGAGCCGGAGATGCCGCTTTTTCTTCAGACGGTGGAGAGACATGGAACGAAGAAGTCATTTATCAGACTGCTAATGAAGCTGAGACGCATGATGATGGACATGAACATTAAAGAACACGCCGGAAAATGAAATTCCGGCGTGTTCTTTTTTCATTATAGAAAAATCAGTCCGGCAAGTGCGCCTGACAGTACAACAACCCATGGCGGCAGCTTCCAGAATACAAGCATGCTGAAAAGGAAAGCAGCGAGTACAAAGTGAATCGGCTCAATAATAGAGCTGGTCCAGATTGGGAAATAGAAAGCTGAGATCAAAATTCCGACAACAGCAGCATTGACTCCCATAAAGGCTGCTTTCATCTTAGGATTCTGACGCAGTGCATTCCAGAATGGAAGAGCACCGAGAATCAGAAGGAAGGCGGGAAGAAAGATTGCCGCAGTTGCCAGCAGACCGCCCTGCCATCCGCCGATAACTGCCCCGATGTAAGCAGCAAACGTGAACAGTGGACCAGGAACGGCCTGAGCTGCTCCATAACCAGCAAGGAACTGTTCTTCAGTCAGCCAGCCAGTCGGTACGAACTCTCTTTCTAATAGAGGAAGAACGACGTGTCCGCCTCCAAATACGAGTGAACCAGATCGGTAAAAACTGTCGAACATCGCAATCCAGTTTGCTGATGTAAATTCTCTTGCAATCGGCAAAATTACTAGAAGGGCAAAAAATAATGTAAGGAAAACAGCACCAAGCTTCTTGGAAACCGGGAACTTAAATGTCGGATTTTCTTCTGACGTGTCTCCTTTAAATAACAGGAATCCAACAAGTCCAGCAATCAGAATAACCACTACCTGACTGACTGTTGTCTGCCATAAAAGTGTAACGGATAAAGCTAATAGTGCGAGTGCTTTTCGCTGCAGATCAGGCGTCAGGTTTTTAGCCATACCCATAATCGCGTGGGCAACAACTGCTACTGCGACTATTTTTAATCCCTGCAGCCAGCCTGCATTTGTTACATCAAATGCATTCACGATCATAGCGAATATGATGAGCGCAATAACGGAAGGCATTGTAAATCCAATAAAGGAAACGAGTCCGCCTAGAAGTCCTCCGCGCATAACCCCAATCCCGATTCCAACCTGACTGCTCGCAGGTCCAGGCAGGAACTGGCTCAGTGCCACGAGGTCCGCGTACGTTTTATCATCCATCCATTTTCTACGCTGAACGTATTCATCGCGGAAATATCCGAGATGCGCAATCGGTCCGCCAAACGATGTAAAACCAAGCCTCATGGATACCATTAAAATCTCTAAAAGTGATCCTCTTTTTTGTTCCATTGTGATCTCCCTTCTAATCTTTGATTTCTTTAAACAGCTCGTAAGCTTTGCTGCGTGCTTCTTTCAGAACAGCCACGCCTTTTTCGGAAGCGGTGTAATACTTACGGATATGACCATCGACATTTCTCTCTTCTTTAATAAGCAAACCGTCTGTCTCCATTGAATGGAGGATCGGATACAGGGTTCCGGCACTGATTGAGTAACCGTGCTCCCTGAGCTCTTCGGTCATCCATGCTCCGTAAATCGGATGTTCAGAAGCGTGGTGAAGGATATGGATCTGGATAAAGCCAAGAAACAATTTCCGCAACACTTTATCTTCCAATGAAAAACCCTCCTCGTCATTCGATATCGGAAACCGATAACGAAAATCTATAGTGAATTCTATCAGGGAATCTTTCGTTTGTGTACTGAAAAAGCTTATGTTTACAAAAGCTTAACAAAACAAAATGGGTAAAGTTTAACGTGACATCCGCTGAGGTTTATATTATTATTTAAAACGAAATCATTACGATTTGTTAGGAGGATTTTTATGACAATACCTGTTACAGTCCTGAGTGGCTATCTTGGAGCGGGGAAGACGACGCTTCTCAATCATATACTGCATTCAAAACAAGAATTGAAGGCGGCTGTCATTGTAAACGATATGAGTGAAATCAACATTGATGGTGGTCAGCTGAAAAAAGGTTATTTCTCGAGAACGGATGAAACACTGGTTGAAATGCAGAATGGCTGTATTTGCTGCACGCTGCGTGAGGATTTAATGATTGAAGTAAAGCGGCTGGCTGAAAAAGGGGACATTGATTATATACTAATTGAATCCACGGGTATTTCAGAGCCGATCCCTGTTGCACAGACGTTTGTTTATGAAGATGAAGAAACTGGTATTGATCTATCACAGCACTGCCGTCTGGATACGATGGTGACAGTTGTGGATGCCATGCGTTTTGCTGATGATCTGGAGAGCGGGGAAACGCTGCTCGACCGTAAGCAGACGGACGATGTGAATGATGAGCGTGATGTTTCGGATTTGCTGATTGATCAGGTGGAATTTGCAGATGTGATCATTCTGAACAAGATGGATGCTGTATCAGATGAAACAGCATCAAAGATCAACATATTACTGGCAACGTTAAATCCTGACGCAAGAATCATTCCGGCAAGCTACGGTCAGATAGAAGCAGCTGATATTTTAAATACACATCGATTTGATTTTGAAAAATCAAGTCAGTCTGCAGGTTGGATTAAGGAATTAAACGAAGAACATATTCCGGAGACAGAGGAATATGGAATCACTTCTTTTCTATATAAAAGACAGCATCCTTTTCACCCGGCACGTTTTTATGAGTGGCTGAGTGAACTCCCGGAAGAAATTGTCCGTTCAAAAGGCTTCTTCTGGCTCGCGACGAAGCAGCACACAGCAGGACTCGTGTCACAGGCTGGGAAGTCGATTCAGCTTCAGTCAGCAGGCAGCTGGGTTGCCGCAATGCCTGAAGAGGAACAGCGGGCAGCCCTTGCTGAAGAGCCAGAATTGAAGCAGAGATGGCATGCTCAATGGGGGGATCGCATCAATGAGCTCGTTTTTATCGGAATTGATCTGAAAAAAGATGAGATCATTGCGGAACTTGATGCATGTCTACTGACGGAAGAGGAGCTTGTATCTGACTGGTCAACATTAGAGGATCCGTTCCCTGATTTTTCGGCACGATAGAATGCAATAAAGCCCAAAGCGCTCTTAGCACTTTGGGCTTTTGAATGTTAACTTAGTTTGTCGATTGTGCAAGTCTAACTAATAGATGGGCTAACTGATGCCGCTGTTCTTTATTGCCGAGCTTCCATAATTCCTGTAGAAGCTTTTCTTCGCGGTTTCTCGGTTCTTCACTTTTAGCCAGGTAGTCCCCGATTTTTTCGGCACCTTTAGCGAGACTTTCTTCACTTAAACCGAGTTTTTCCCCTTTTGCAACCTGGTCTCCGAGATAATTCTTGAAGTGCTCGAAATTCTGAAGGATCTCCTCTTTCTTTTCAGGTGCTGTTTGACGTGCTTCCTGCTCCACTCTATTTTCAATACTCATGGTAAAACCTCCTAAGTTTGTTATAGTTGAATGTCATTCCCTGTAAAAGGTTTAATAAACAATTATGATCAAAAAATAATAAAACATCCAAATAAAATATTTAGTTACTGGGATGGAATTGCTTTGAAATCTCACTTTTGGTCGTGCATTTAATGATTCAAACTTTTTGTATCTTTTATTTTTGAGGTTTATTTAGAAATAAACGAAGAATAAAATAATCAATATTGTAATATCGGGGTGATCATTTCTTATTTCAATCCTCATCCCTTGTCCTTCCACTCATTTACTGCTATCTTTATAAAAAACTAAATTTTCAGCTTTTACATAGAATTTTAGGAGATTAGGGGGCGGATCGTGTGCATCAGAACAGGTATTCAAGACAGGAATTATTTACACCGATTGGCGCCGGGGGACAGGAAGAGATTCAAAAAAAACACGTATTAATTATTGGTGCAGGTGCTCTTGGAACCGGTGCTGCTGAAGCGTTGGCAAGAGCAGGTGTTGGCAAGCTGACGATTGTGGACCGGGATTATGTGGAGGTCAGCAATCTGCAGAGACAGCAGCTTTATAATGAAGAGGATGCCCGCAAAAAGCTGCCTAAAGCGATTGCAGCGAAGTATCGTCTCGAGCAGGTGAACAGTCTGATTGATATTGATGCGATTGTAGCGGATTTAACGTATCAGGATCTGCTGAAGCTTGCGAAAAACAGTGATTTGATGATGGATGCAACGGATAATTATGAAACACGTCTGGTGATGAATGACGTTTCACAGAAGCTATCTATCCCATGGATATATGGCGCATGTGTCGGCAGCTACGGGATGTCATATACGATCGTGCCAGGTGTTACACCATGCTTTCAATGTGTGTGGGAGACCATGCCGCAAAACGGTCAGACGTGTGATACAGCTGGCATTATCAGCCCTGCTGTTACGATGGTGACTTCTCATCAGGTGGCAGATGCGCTGAAGATTTTGAGTGGAAATATGGATGCCTTAAGTGGAAAGATCGTCACATTTGATGTGTGGGAGAATCAGTATCAATCAATCGGTGTATCGAGATTAAAGAAGGTTGAGTGCACATCATGCGGATCCAATCCGACTTATCCGTATTTGACACCGGAACATACGATGAAGACAGCGGTTTTATGCGGCAGGGATACGGTTCAGATCAGACCCGCAGAGAAAAAAGCTGTTGATTTAGGTGATCTTCATACGATTTTCTCTACACAGGGTCTGCCTGTTCAATACAATTCTTTTTTGATCAGTGTCAATCTTGATCCTTACAGAATGGTTGTATTCAAGGATGGACGTGTGCTTGTTCATGGAACAAATGACATTTCAGAGGCGAAAAAAACATATCATCGTATTTTCAGCTGAAACCGTTTGTAATGAAAAATGAAGGGAAAACAAAAAGATCCCCGCTTATTAATCAGCGGGGATCTTTCAAACGTAAAGCAATTTATTAGTCCAGTTTCGTTAAAGGGATGCTGCGACGCAGGTAGTCGCCGTTTTTCCCACCGGTTTTTTCGTGTAAAAAAGTAGGTCCGATGACGATCCCTTTATCTGCAGCCTTACACATATCATAGATCGTCAGTGCGGCAACAGAAGCAGCTGTCAAGGCTTCCATTTCAACTCCTGTGCTGCCTTTTGTTTTCACAGAAGCGGTGATGATGAGTTCAAGACGGGAGGAAAGATCCCATTCAAATGACAGATCAATGCCGCTTAATGATAGCGGGTGACACATGGGAATAATCGAAGAGGTCTGCTTCGCGCCCATAATGCCCGCAACCTGGGCAACAGCGAGTACATCACCTTTTTTATTTGTACCATATTGAATCTGCTGGTAAATATCCTCATTCACGATGACGCTGGAACGGGCTGTCGCGGTTCTTACTGTTTCCTGTTTATCAGAGATATCCACCATTTTTGCACGGCCCTGTTCGTTAAAATGCGTAAATTCTTTCATTGATTTCACCCCGATTAAAGTAAGTAATCATATTGTAGCACGCCAAAACAGAAAGGAGAGGAAGAGTTTGGTTGAAAAAAGAAAACCGATCCCGGTCAGTGAAGCCATCAGACGGGTGATGGATCAGAACATAGAAACGAAAACAGAGCAGATACATATAAAAGAAGCCAATGGAAGAGTATTGGCAGAGAACCTGATCGCTACCCATCCAGTCCCGCCTTTTGACCGCTCACCTTATGACGGCTTTGCGATCCGGGCAGAGGACTCTATACATGCATCAAGAGAAAATCCGGTTACTTTTTCGGTTACTGAAACAATTGGAGCGGGCTCAGTGCAATCAAGACCGGTGGGGCCGTTTGAAGCAGCCAGAATCATGACTGGGGCCATGCTGCCGGAGGAATGTGATGCCATTGTGATGCTTGAGCTCACGACTGAGCCGGAGCCGGGGAAAATGATGATAAAGCGCGCGTTTTCATCTGGTCAGGACGTATCGTTTAAAGGAGAAGATATGGCTGAAGGAGAAGTGCTCGTTGAAAAAGGTTCGGTAATCAATCCGGGGATTATTGCTCTTTTAGCAACGTTTGGATATGAGTACATTTCTGTCGGTGTCAGGCCGGTTGTCGGCATTCTCGCAACAGGGTCTGAACTGCTTGAAGTTAACGAACCGCTTGAACCGGGAAAAATTCG
Coding sequences:
- a CDS encoding GNAT family N-acetyltransferase; the encoded protein is MHLYQGEAERRSDGQKVSYTVDRVQPDQIEEFKAFQAGISESLEDPASLQPLTDEEIQYVFDGGGIVIAASVEGKIIAVRVLLYPGDDEENLGRDLELSYEEQMKVVHQEISLVDTDFRGNGLQQILGKVIMQEMKFSTSYFEHLCCTVSPSNIPSLKDKFRQGMFVLDVKEKYGNVPRYIFYMPLKQKLFIDKDSYIFIRTDKLARQKDFFNSGYVGVGLNQTKLGTWMVFARLKESV
- a CDS encoding YtxH domain-containing protein, yielding MTQNNYSNNNDSSKLLLGVVVGAAVGAAIALLDNSTRQKVISGSKNLGSSTGGFVRNVKENPGEFKNDVTERFKSAVSTLKSAMNEAQTLYEKVNEEVVPQIESIRESASEIVETAKEVTEDAKDIGSQVADAGSEVKSSVSSGHQNNDNVVQLSKESQKTVDASPKGDIPGDVGRQ
- a CDS encoding copper amine oxidase — encoded protein: MKLKKSMLAVPLSFALLMPTAAFAHDHGEGGHAESGMEASTATPAAELRITLDTALTEHAFLAIEAMRKGIDGAEDFDQAAGALTANSDDIAAAVSSVYGEDNGAAFLEIWNSHIGYFVDYVTATAEDNQEGKDAALAELEAYKVEQAAFFATATEDRLPAAALEEGLQMHIDQLLGAFDAYAAGDFETAYTNEREAIHHMSMFAEQLSVAIADQFPDQFEGTNPDTPAVDLRAQLNYVFTEHAGLAAMAMQDGADGAESFDQAAAALTANADDLSAAVASVYGEEAGAQFSEIWNSHIGYFVDYVVATGEGNTEGQEAAKAELDGYIVEQAAFLDAATESRVPAAALEEGLTAHVGQLLTAFDSYVAGDYETAYSSIREAWAHMTMPAAGLSAAIVDQFPDQFGGGEMPAEMPNTGFGGTASSELPYVWILAGLLLAAITTTVALRTRKQS
- a CDS encoding F510_1955 family glycosylhydrolase, producing the protein MKKVKSSLAILAAVIMAAGCSSEENSSFYGPVDEQTGAHHVHGMDFVEGELIVATHYGLFKRDGDQWLHSTSNNHDYMGFTSFGDGFYASGHPDPSTDLENPLGLVKSLDQGESMEQLVFSGETDYHYMAASREGKRLYTGLMEGNSELDAGFYYTDDEGDSWIPMELQGLEAESLFGLAAHPSNKEELVLMTDKGLFQSTDSGQTVTLLDNSQGTTAAYFTENGLYTVEGNLVKKDQQEIGSIDFLDEAVMYLAVNPDKPEEIFAVTGAGDAAFSSDGGETWNEEVIYQTANEAETHDDGHEH
- a CDS encoding chromate transporter, with protein sequence MEQKRGSLLEILMVSMRLGFTSFGGPIAHLGYFRDEYVQRRKWMDDKTYADLVALSQFLPGPASSQVGIGIGVMRGGLLGGLVSFIGFTMPSVIALIIFAMIVNAFDVTNAGWLQGLKIVAVAVVAHAIMGMAKNLTPDLQRKALALLALSVTLLWQTTVSQVVVILIAGLVGFLLFKGDTSEENPTFKFPVSKKLGAVFLTLFFALLVILPIAREFTSANWIAMFDSFYRSGSLVFGGGHVVLPLLEREFVPTGWLTEEQFLAGYGAAQAVPGPLFTFAAYIGAVIGGWQGGLLATAAIFLPAFLLILGALPFWNALRQNPKMKAAFMGVNAAVVGILISAFYFPIWTSSIIEPIHFVLAAFLFSMLVFWKLPPWVVVLSGALAGLIFL
- a CDS encoding PadR family transcriptional regulator, translated to MEDKVLRKLFLGFIQIHILHHASEHPIYGAWMTEELREHGYSISAGTLYPILHSMETDGLLIKEERNVDGHIRKYYTASEKGVAVLKEARSKAYELFKEIKD
- a CDS encoding GTP-binding protein, with amino-acid sequence MTIPVTVLSGYLGAGKTTLLNHILHSKQELKAAVIVNDMSEINIDGGQLKKGYFSRTDETLVEMQNGCICCTLREDLMIEVKRLAEKGDIDYILIESTGISEPIPVAQTFVYEDEETGIDLSQHCRLDTMVTVVDAMRFADDLESGETLLDRKQTDDVNDERDVSDLLIDQVEFADVIILNKMDAVSDETASKINILLATLNPDARIIPASYGQIEAADILNTHRFDFEKSSQSAGWIKELNEEHIPETEEYGITSFLYKRQHPFHPARFYEWLSELPEEIVRSKGFFWLATKQHTAGLVSQAGKSIQLQSAGSWVAAMPEEEQRAALAEEPELKQRWHAQWGDRINELVFIGIDLKKDEIIAELDACLLTEEELVSDWSTLEDPFPDFSAR
- a CDS encoding DUF3243 domain-containing protein, producing MSIENRVEQEARQTAPEKKEEILQNFEHFKNYLGDQVAKGEKLGLSEESLAKGAEKIGDYLAKSEEPRNREEKLLQELWKLGNKEQRHQLAHLLVRLAQSTN
- a CDS encoding MoeB/ThiF family adenylyltransferase, with amino-acid sequence MHQNRYSRQELFTPIGAGGQEEIQKKHVLIIGAGALGTGAAEALARAGVGKLTIVDRDYVEVSNLQRQQLYNEEDARKKLPKAIAAKYRLEQVNSLIDIDAIVADLTYQDLLKLAKNSDLMMDATDNYETRLVMNDVSQKLSIPWIYGACVGSYGMSYTIVPGVTPCFQCVWETMPQNGQTCDTAGIISPAVTMVTSHQVADALKILSGNMDALSGKIVTFDVWENQYQSIGVSRLKKVECTSCGSNPTYPYLTPEHTMKTAVLCGRDTVQIRPAEKKAVDLGDLHTIFSTQGLPVQYNSFLISVNLDPYRMVVFKDGRVLVHGTNDISEAKKTYHRIFS
- the moaC gene encoding cyclic pyranopterin monophosphate synthase MoaC; this encodes MKEFTHFNEQGRAKMVDISDKQETVRTATARSSVIVNEDIYQQIQYGTNKKGDVLAVAQVAGIMGAKQTSSIIPMCHPLSLSGIDLSFEWDLSSRLELIITASVKTKGSTGVEMEALTAASVAALTIYDMCKAADKGIVIGPTFLHEKTGGKNGDYLRRSIPLTKLD